CGAGATTATCTGGCAAACTTGTGGAGAGCACCTAAATTATTAAGCAAATTACAATCTGCACCAATTATTGGCGCTATTGCCCGAAAATCATTGCTTGATCGACTGGCAGTAAATTATGATACTGCCAGAGGATTTGTAATTTCACAAGAAGAAATTGCAAAATTAGCTTCCATTATGGACTTCGATTTTAATCAGGATGATGTAACTGATGATGAAGAAGAGCGAATTGCCACCACGATTAAAGATGAAATTAACTCTAACAGGATAAAAGGTTTAACATATTTAAAAGAAACACACCAAGCCTATCCTGAAATAACGAAGGCTATCGAAACCCGACAAGCTGCCCGATCAGTTTTGAATTATGAAAAAAGTTCCATCAAAAAATTACAGAAAGAAGGCAAGCTTGAAGATTCTGAAGCAGCCGGACTAATCGTTGATATGGAGCTAAGAATGAAAAAACTGATGGAGGCTCCACTTATCATTAAAATGCCCGAACCCATTGAAATACTTGAACAATTACCTTGGCTCAAGCAGGTCGATGACTCTATTATTCAGAAAGTAAAAGCCATCGCCATAGAAAAAAATCATCCACTTGGTTATTCATTAATATCTCAAGGTGATAGTGGTGAAAGTGGAATGGTAATTATTGCTCGAGGAGCCGTTAAGGTAGTGGTTGGAGAAACAACTGTTGATTTACAAGGTTCCGGAGGTGTTATTGGCGAAATGTCGGTATTGGCAGGAGTTCCACGAACTGCTACCGTTATTGCGGATACTCCGGTTACAGCTCTTTGGCTTTCCACTAAAGAAATGCAGGTAATTCTGAAAGAATCTAACGAATTAGAAATGTCGCTATGGCATACCGCAGGTTTACGATTTGCAGAAAATTTATTGGGAAATATTGAACCTTATAGAACATGGCCTCAGATTAAATTAAGAAGATGGCTGAGTAACGGAGAAATTGTGAAAACGAAGGACGGTCAGATAATTAAATTGCAGGATCAGGTTGCTGTACTTATATCGGGTGCTGCTTCAGATAAAGTCAATAACCATATTTATCAGGCTCCTGAAATCATCAATTCGCCTGAGGTATTATTTGGAAAAAATGCTGTTGTGTTTATTTCAGCAAAATAACGTTTGATTTCTAAATCAATATTCAGAAGTCGGTACTATTTTCATAAGCACTTCGTCAATTCTACTTTCAGTAGCTGCTAATATTTTAAATGAAAATCGATCAATTTTTACTGTGTGGTTTTTATGTGGGATGCTTTGGTGAATTTCTAATATTAATCCACTAATCGTTTCAAATTCTCCCTCAGGAAGGTCAAATCCATATTTGTCATTCAAATAGTCAATCTCAAGTCGTGTACTAAAGATATACTCAGAATCACTCAATTTCTCTTCTTTCAAAGCATCACTATCAAATTCATCTTCAATCTCGCCAAATATTTCTTCCAACACATCCTCAATAGAAACAATTCCTGCGGTGCCACCATACTCATCAACAACCAGCCCGATGCTTTTATTGGAAGAAGTAAATTCTTTTAAAAGTTCATTGGCAGGCATTGATTCAGCAATAATAAAAACAGGCCGAATTAGTTTTTTTATTGTCTCGGGTCTATCTAAAAAATCAACTAAATGAACATAACCTATTATTTGATCTATTGTTTCTTTAAACACCAGTATTTTAGAATGCCCTGTCTCAATGAATTTGGCCTTTAATATGTCCAAACTATCCTCAATATCTATGGCAACAATTTCAGGTCGAGGAACCATGCATTCTCTCACTTTAATTTTCGGCAGCTCAATAGCATTTTTCAGAATCTGTGTATCTAAATCTACTTCAGCCTCATATTCTGGATTATCATCCTCCTTATTAACGATGTAGAATAAATCGTGATAATCGAATGCTGGCCGCCTTTCATTTACTTTTATACCAGCTAATTGAAGCAGTAAAGACGAAACAGAAGACACTAAAATATTAATGGGGAACAACACATAATAAACAACTTGAAAAGGAATAATAATAATCTTCAATACTCTGTTAGGGTTGATAATAAATAAAGCTTTGGGTATAAATTCAGCAAAAATTAAAACAATTAAACCAGAAATAACAGTGAGTACCAAAAATGAAAAGAATGAACTATGTATCCCAAAAACACCTCCTGGATACATTAAATTTAACAATCTGGTGAAAACCAAGCCATAAATTACCAAAGCAATATTGTTTCCAACCAAGGTATTGGTAATAAATCGAGTTGGATGTGAAATAAAGTTTGAAAGTATACGGGCAGAAGTATATCCTTTGTTTTTGTCGAGTTCAATTTTGAGTCGATTTGCCTGATAATAGGCGATTTCAATTCCGCTAAAAAAAGCTGAAAATAAAAGGCTTCCAAAAATGATAACTAAATAAAGGTTCATAATGTTGATTTAAAATCAAATCGACCATGTTTTACTAAAGGATAAAATTAGTTATTTCTTATCGTAATTCGTTTTTCCTTTTTATGAAAATAGAATAACTTTAGCCAG
This region of Bacteroidota bacterium genomic DNA includes:
- a CDS encoding HlyC/CorC family transporter translates to MNLYLVIIFGSLLFSAFFSGIEIAYYQANRLKIELDKNKGYTSARILSNFISHPTRFITNTLVGNNIALVIYGLVFTRLLNLMYPGGVFGIHSSFFSFLVLTVISGLIVLIFAEFIPKALFIINPNRVLKIIIIPFQVVYYVLFPINILVSSVSSLLLQLAGIKVNERRPAFDYHDLFYIVNKEDDNPEYEAEVDLDTQILKNAIELPKIKVRECMVPRPEIVAIDIEDSLDILKAKFIETGHSKILVFKETIDQIIGYVHLVDFLDRPETIKKLIRPVFIIAESMPANELLKEFTSSNKSIGLVVDEYGGTAGIVSIEDVLEEIFGEIEDEFDSDALKEEKLSDSEYIFSTRLEIDYLNDKYGFDLPEGEFETISGLILEIHQSIPHKNHTVKIDRFSFKILAATESRIDEVLMKIVPTSEY